The following coding sequences are from one Panicum hallii strain FIL2 chromosome 5, PHallii_v3.1, whole genome shotgun sequence window:
- the LOC112893618 gene encoding pentatricopeptide repeat-containing protein At2g29760, chloroplastic-like, which yields MLLRPRRARGLLDGIPRRGPAAVPGLPAACDRAPADGDALAAYAGMLACGVRPDAYTFPPLLKAVARRGGPAAASSSAPAAVHAHVVKFGLGRGAHAASALVAAYAAGGDGAAARAALLDGRGTPAAWNALISGHCRGKRFGDSRRAFVDMVRAGAAPTPVTYVSVLSACGKGRDLLLGVQVHKRVVESGVLPDLKVESALVGMYAECADMDSAWRLFEDMEVKNVVSWTSLVSGLARLGLVDRARELFDGMPERDAVSWTAMIDGYVQAARFREALGMFREMQYSNVRADEFTMVSVITACAQLGALEIGEWARVYMSRQGIRMDVFVGNALIDMYSKCGSVERALDVFNGMHSRDKFTWTAIILGLAVNGYGEEAIDMFHRMIRVSEAPDEVTFIGVLTACTHAGLVDKGQEFFHSMTETYKIAPNVVHYGCIVDLLGRAGKITEALETIDQMPVTPNSTIFGTLLAACRVHGNSEIGELVAERILALDPENSTAYILLSSIYAKANRWEDVRQLRQAIMEKGIKKEPGCSLIEMNSMIHEFVAGDRSHPMSNEIYSKLENIIADLKNVGYFPDVTEVFVEVAEEEKQKVIYWHSEKLAIAFALLSSEPNTVIRIVKNLRMCLDCHNAIKLISRLYGREVVARDRTRFHHFRDGLCSCKDYW from the coding sequence CCCTGCTCAaggcggtggcgcggcggggcggccccgccgcggcgtcctcgtccgcgcccgccgccgtccacgCGCACGTGGTCAAGTTCGGGCTGGGACGCGGCGCCCACGCCGCGAGCGCGCTGGTCGCGGCCTACGCGGCCGGGGGCGACGGCGCCGCGGCTCGCGCGGCGCTGCTGGACGGGCGCGGCACGCCCGCCGCGTGGAACGCGCTGATCTCTGGCCATTGCAGGGGCAAGCGGTTCGGGGATTCGCGCCGCGCGTTTGTGGACATGGTGCGGGCCGGCGCCGCGCCCACGCCGGTCACGTACGTCTCGGTGCTGTCGGCTTGTGGGAAGGGCAGGGACTTGCTGCTTGGAGTGCAGGTGCACAAGCGCGTTGTGGAGAGCGGGGTGTTGCCGGATCTGAAGGTGGAGAGCGCGCTGGTTGGTATGTATGCCGAGTGTGCTGACATGGACTCGGCTTGGAGGTTGTTTGAGGACATGGAAGTGAAGAATGTGGTGTCCTGGACGTCTTTGGTTTCTGGGCTCGCGAGATTAGGCCTGGTTGATCGAGCCAGAGAACTGTTTGATGGTATGCCTGAGAGGGACGCTGTCTCGTGGACTGCGATGATTGATGGTTATGTACAGGCTGCCCGGTTCAGGGAGGCATTGGGGATGTTCCGTGAGATGCAGTACAGCAATGTGAGGGCAGATGAGTTCACCATGGTGAGCGTGATCACAGCTTGCGCGCAGCTAGGTGCCCTGGAGATCGGAGAATGGGCGAGGGTTTACATGAGCAGGCAAGGGATTAGGATGGATGTTTTTGTTGGCAATGCACTTATAGACATGTACTCCAAGTGTGGAAGTGTTGAGCGAGCATTGGATGTATTTAACGGAATGCACAGCAGAGATAAGTTTACTTGGACAGCTATCATACTTGGTCTTGCGGTGAATGGTTATGGGGAAGAGGCAATTGACATGTTCCACAGAATGATCAGAGTTTCAGAAGCTCCGGATGAGGTGACGTTCATTGGTGTTCTCACAGCCTGCACCCACGCTGGCTTAGTTGACAAAGGACAAGAGTTCTTCCACAGCATGACTGAGACCTATAAAATTGCCCCAAATGTGGTGCATTATGGATGCATAGTAGATCTTCTTGGCCGAGCTGGGAAAATTACAGAAGCTTTGGAGACAATAGATCAAATGCCAGTGACACCCAATTCCACTATTTTTGGGACCCTGCTGGCAGCTTGTAGGGTTCATGGCAATTCAGAGATAGGTGAATTGGTAGCAGAGCGCATCCTTGCGCTGGATCCAGAGAACAGCACGGCTTACATTCTTTTGTCCAGCATATATGCAAAGGCTAACAGATGGGAAGATGTCCGACAGCTTAGGCAGGCAATAATGGAGAAAGGAATAAAGAAAGAACCTGGTTGCAGTCTGATTGAAATGAACAGCATGATTCATGAATTTGTAGCTGGTGATCGGTCTCATCCTATGAGCAATGAAATCTACTCTAAGTTGGAGAATATAATCGCCGATTTAAAGAATGTTGGGTATTTTCCTGATGTAACTGAGGTCTTTGTTGAAGTTGCAGAAGAGGAAAAGCAGAAGGTTATTTATTGGCACAGCGAGAAGCTAGCAATTGCTTTTGCATTACTCAGTTCAGAACCTAATACTGTGATAAGGATTGTGAAAAACTTGAGGATGTGTTTGGATTGCCATAATGCAATTAAGTTGATATCAAGGTTGTATGGAAGGGAGGTAGTTGCGAGGGACAGGACACGCTTCCATCATTTTCGAGATGGACTCTGTTCTTGTAAAGACTATTGGTAG